One genomic segment of Burkholderia multivorans ATCC BAA-247 includes these proteins:
- a CDS encoding glycine C-acetyltransferase, whose product MRDAFLAQVRGTLDQIRADGFYKTEREIASPQAAAVRLAGGAGVLNFCANNYLGLANDPRLIAAAKAGLDQDGFGMASVRFICGTQTVHKQLESALAAFLGTEDSILYSSCFDANGGLFETLLDENDAVISDELNHASIIDGIRLCKAKRYRYRNNDLADLEAKLKEADAAGARHKLIATDGVFSMDGIIADLKGICDLADRYGALVMVDDSHAVGFIGAHGRGTPEHCGVEGRVDIITGTLGKALGGASGGYVAARREIVDLLRQRSRPYLFSNTLTPSIAAASLKVLELLGSDEGAQLRERVRENGVRFREQMTEAGFTLVPGAHPIIPVMLGDAQLASNMADKLLGEGVYVIGFSFPVVPRGRARIRTQMSAAHTPDQIDQAVAAFVRVGKSLGIV is encoded by the coding sequence ATGCGTGATGCCTTTCTCGCCCAGGTGCGCGGGACACTCGACCAGATCCGCGCGGACGGCTTTTACAAGACCGAGCGCGAGATCGCGAGTCCTCAAGCCGCTGCCGTGCGGCTCGCCGGCGGCGCCGGCGTGCTGAATTTCTGCGCCAACAACTATCTCGGTCTCGCGAACGATCCGCGGCTGATCGCGGCGGCGAAGGCGGGGCTCGACCAGGACGGGTTCGGCATGGCGTCGGTGCGCTTCATCTGCGGTACGCAAACCGTGCACAAGCAGCTCGAAAGTGCGCTCGCCGCGTTTCTCGGCACCGAGGACAGCATTCTCTATTCGAGCTGCTTCGACGCGAACGGCGGGCTGTTCGAGACGCTGCTCGACGAGAACGACGCGGTGATCAGCGACGAGCTCAACCACGCGAGCATCATCGACGGCATCCGTTTGTGCAAGGCGAAGCGCTACCGCTACCGGAACAACGATCTGGCCGATCTCGAGGCGAAGCTGAAGGAAGCCGATGCGGCCGGCGCGCGCCACAAGCTGATCGCGACCGACGGCGTATTCTCGATGGACGGCATCATCGCCGATCTGAAAGGCATCTGCGATCTCGCCGATCGCTACGGCGCACTCGTGATGGTCGACGATTCGCATGCGGTCGGCTTCATCGGCGCGCACGGCCGCGGCACGCCCGAGCATTGCGGCGTCGAAGGGCGCGTCGACATCATCACCGGTACGCTCGGCAAGGCGCTCGGCGGTGCATCGGGCGGCTACGTCGCGGCACGCCGCGAGATCGTCGATCTGCTGCGCCAGCGCTCGCGTCCGTACTTGTTCTCGAATACGCTGACGCCGAGCATTGCCGCTGCATCGCTGAAAGTGCTCGAACTGCTCGGCAGCGACGAAGGCGCGCAACTGCGCGAACGCGTCCGCGAGAACGGTGTGCGCTTCCGCGAGCAAATGACCGAGGCCGGCTTCACGCTCGTGCCGGGTGCGCATCCGATCATCCCGGTCATGCTCGGCGATGCGCAGCTTGCGTCGAACATGGCCGACAAGCTGCTCGGCGAAGGCGTCTACGTGATCGGCTTTTCGTTCCCCGTGGTGCCGCGCGGCCGCGCGCGCATCCGCACGCAGATGAGCGCCGCACACACGCCGGACCAGATCGACCAGGCCGTCGCCGCGTTCGTGCGCGTCGGCAAGTCGCTCGGCATCGTCTGA
- the tdh gene encoding L-threonine 3-dehydrogenase has protein sequence MKALAKLERAPGLTLTRVKRPEVGHNDVLIRIRRTAICGTDIHIWKWDDWAQKTIPVPMHVGHEYVGEIVEMGQEVRGFAIGDRVSGEGHITCGFCRNCRAGRRHLCRNTVGVGVNREGAFAEYLAIPAFNAFKIPPEISDDLASIFDPFGNATHTALSFNLVGEDVLITGAGPIGIMAVAIAKHVGARNVVITDINDYRLELARKMGATRAVNVARESLRDVMADLRMTEGFDVGLEMSGVPSAFTSLLEAMNHGGKVALLGIPPAQTAIDWNQVIFKGLEIKGIYGREMFETWYKMVAMLQSGLDLSPIITHRFAADDYEKGFAAMLSGESGKVILDWTA, from the coding sequence ATGAAAGCACTGGCAAAGCTCGAACGTGCGCCCGGCCTCACGCTTACGCGCGTGAAGCGCCCGGAAGTCGGTCACAACGACGTGCTGATCAGGATCCGGCGCACCGCGATCTGCGGCACCGATATCCATATCTGGAAGTGGGACGACTGGGCGCAGAAGACGATTCCGGTGCCGATGCATGTCGGCCACGAATATGTCGGCGAGATCGTCGAAATGGGTCAGGAGGTGCGCGGCTTCGCGATCGGCGATCGCGTGTCCGGCGAAGGCCACATCACCTGCGGTTTCTGTCGCAACTGCCGCGCCGGGCGCCGTCACCTGTGCCGCAATACGGTCGGCGTCGGCGTGAACCGTGAAGGCGCGTTCGCCGAGTATCTGGCGATTCCGGCGTTCAATGCGTTCAAGATTCCGCCCGAGATCTCCGACGATCTCGCATCGATCTTCGATCCGTTCGGCAACGCGACGCATACCGCGCTGTCGTTCAATCTCGTCGGCGAGGATGTGCTGATTACCGGGGCGGGGCCGATCGGAATCATGGCCGTCGCGATCGCCAAGCATGTGGGCGCGCGCAACGTCGTGATCACCGATATCAACGACTATCGCCTCGAACTCGCGCGCAAGATGGGCGCGACGCGCGCCGTCAACGTCGCACGCGAGTCGCTGCGCGACGTGATGGCCGATCTGCGGATGACCGAAGGCTTCGACGTCGGCCTCGAGATGTCGGGCGTGCCGAGTGCCTTCACGAGTCTGCTCGAGGCGATGAACCACGGCGGGAAGGTCGCGCTGCTCGGCATTCCGCCCGCGCAGACGGCGATCGACTGGAACCAGGTGATCTTCAAGGGGCTCGAGATCAAGGGCATCTATGGCCGCGAGATGTTCGAGACCTGGTACAAGATGGTCGCAATGCTGCAAAGCGGCCTCGATTTGTCGCCGATCATCACGCATCGCTTCGCCGCCGACGATTACGAGAAAGGCTTCGCCGCGATGCTGTCCGGTGAAAGCGGCAAGGTGATTCTGGACTGGACCGCGTGA
- a CDS encoding TetR/AcrR family transcriptional regulator, with the protein MNIQIDPSAGPADSGVRERLLDAAEALIYSGGIHATGVDAIVKRSGAARKSFYSHFESKEALVVAALERRDARWMRWFVDATLARGKSPRAQLLGMFDVLRDWFAQPGFHGCAFLNTSGEIADADDPVRVVAREHKARLLAFVRERLDAYADVAGIERRTLARLARQWLVLIDGAIGVALVSGDAGAARDARAAAELLLDAALRSSTS; encoded by the coding sequence ATGAACATACAGATCGATCCGTCCGCCGGACCCGCCGACTCCGGCGTGCGCGAGCGTCTGCTCGACGCAGCCGAGGCGCTGATCTATTCAGGCGGCATCCATGCAACCGGTGTCGATGCGATCGTGAAGCGCTCCGGCGCCGCACGAAAGAGCTTTTATTCGCATTTCGAATCGAAGGAAGCGCTGGTCGTGGCGGCGCTCGAACGCCGCGACGCGCGCTGGATGCGCTGGTTCGTCGACGCGACGCTCGCGCGCGGCAAGTCGCCACGTGCGCAGCTGCTCGGCATGTTCGACGTTCTGCGCGACTGGTTTGCGCAGCCCGGTTTCCACGGCTGCGCGTTTCTGAACACGTCCGGCGAGATCGCCGATGCCGACGATCCGGTGCGCGTCGTCGCACGCGAGCACAAGGCGCGCTTGCTCGCATTCGTGCGCGAGCGGCTCGACGCCTATGCGGACGTCGCCGGCATCGAGCGGCGCACGCTGGCGCGGCTCGCGCGTCAGTGGCTCGTGCTGATCGACGGCGCGATCGGCGTCGCGCTCGTAAGCGGCGACGCCGGCGCTGCCCGCGATGCGCGCGCCGCGGCGGAATTGTTGCTCGATGCCGCGCTGCGGTCGTCGACATCGTAA
- a CDS encoding DUF1348 family protein — MSDSVEVRPPVPPFTLETARQKVRAAEDAWNTRDPQRVSLAYTPQSRWRNRAEFVTGREAIVGLLQRKWTRELDYRLIKELWAFGGNRIAVRFAYEWHDDAGNWFRSYGNENWEFDENGLMAHRHASINDLPIREADRLFRWPLGRRPDDHPGLSDLGL, encoded by the coding sequence ATGTCCGATTCCGTCGAAGTCCGTCCCCCCGTCCCGCCGTTTACGCTCGAAACCGCGCGTCAAAAGGTCCGTGCCGCCGAAGATGCGTGGAACACGCGCGATCCGCAGCGCGTCTCGCTCGCCTATACGCCGCAAAGCCGCTGGCGCAATCGTGCCGAGTTCGTGACCGGTCGCGAAGCGATCGTCGGCCTGCTGCAACGCAAGTGGACGCGCGAACTCGACTATCGGCTCATCAAGGAGCTGTGGGCATTCGGCGGCAACCGGATCGCGGTGCGCTTCGCGTACGAATGGCACGACGATGCCGGCAACTGGTTCCGCTCGTACGGAAACGAGAACTGGGAGTTCGACGAGAACGGTCTGATGGCGCACCGTCACGCGAGCATCAACGACTTGCCGATTCGCGAAGCGGATCGCCTGTTCCGCTGGCCGCTCGGCCGACGCCCGGACGATCATCCGGGGCTGTCGGACCTCGGGCTGTAA
- a CDS encoding tartrate dehydrogenase, translating to MSDRIYNIAVIPGDGIGREVMPEGLRALDAVSARFDIRFQFTHIDWASCDYYAQHGKMMPDDWKAQLSGMDAILFGAVGWPATVPDHVSLWGSLLKFRREFDQYINLRPARLFDGVPSPLAGRRAGDIDFMIVRENTEGEYSSVGGTMFEGTEREVVMQQAIFTRHGTERVLKFAFELAQRRAKQLTVATKSNGIAISMPWWDARAAEMAERYPDVAWDKQHIDILCARFVLQPDRFDVVVASNLFGDILSDLGPACTGTIGIAPSGNLNPDRTFPSLFEPVHGSAPDIAGQFIANPIAMIWSAAMMLDFLGNGAGRERDAHDAIVAAIEDVLRNGPRTRDLGGQAATQEVGAAIAARIAR from the coding sequence ATGAGCGACAGGATCTACAACATTGCCGTCATTCCCGGCGACGGCATCGGCCGTGAAGTGATGCCCGAAGGGTTGCGCGCGCTCGACGCGGTCAGCGCGCGGTTCGACATCCGCTTTCAATTCACGCATATCGACTGGGCCAGCTGCGACTACTACGCGCAGCACGGCAAGATGATGCCGGACGACTGGAAGGCGCAGTTGTCCGGCATGGACGCGATCCTGTTCGGCGCGGTCGGCTGGCCGGCCACGGTGCCCGACCACGTATCGCTGTGGGGCTCGCTGCTGAAATTCCGTCGCGAATTCGACCAGTACATCAATCTGCGGCCCGCGCGCCTGTTCGACGGCGTGCCGTCGCCGCTCGCCGGCCGTCGCGCGGGCGACATCGACTTCATGATCGTGCGCGAAAACACCGAAGGCGAATATTCGTCGGTCGGCGGCACGATGTTCGAAGGCACCGAGCGCGAAGTCGTGATGCAGCAGGCGATTTTCACGCGGCACGGCACCGAGCGCGTTTTGAAGTTCGCGTTCGAACTCGCGCAGCGGCGCGCGAAGCAGCTCACCGTCGCGACCAAGAGCAACGGCATCGCGATCAGCATGCCGTGGTGGGACGCGCGCGCGGCCGAGATGGCCGAACGCTATCCGGACGTCGCGTGGGACAAGCAGCACATCGACATTCTGTGCGCGCGCTTTGTGCTGCAGCCGGATCGCTTCGACGTCGTCGTCGCGTCGAACCTGTTCGGCGACATCCTGTCCGATCTCGGCCCTGCGTGCACGGGCACGATCGGCATCGCACCGTCGGGCAACCTGAACCCCGATCGCACGTTCCCGTCGCTGTTCGAGCCCGTGCACGGATCGGCGCCCGACATCGCGGGGCAGTTCATCGCAAACCCGATCGCGATGATCTGGTCGGCCGCGATGATGCTCGACTTCCTCGGCAACGGAGCAGGCCGCGAACGCGACGCGCACGATGCGATCGTCGCGGCGATCGAGGACGTGCTGCGCAACGGGCCGCGTACGCGCGATCTTGGCGGCCAGGCTGCCACGCAGGAAGTAGGCGCCGCGATCGCGGCGCGAATCGCGCGGTGA